A portion of the Parasedimentitalea marina genome contains these proteins:
- the rpmA gene encoding 50S ribosomal protein L27, producing MAHKKAGGSSRNGRDSAGRRLGVKLYGGQAATSGNIIVRQRGTKFWPGEGVGMGKDHTIFAVVEGAVTFHKGLKGRTFISVLPVAEAAE from the coding sequence ATGGCACATAAAAAAGCTGGTGGTTCCTCCCGTAACGGCCGCGACTCTGCTGGTCGCCGCCTAGGCGTGAAACTATATGGTGGCCAAGCAGCCACTTCAGGTAACATCATCGTTCGTCAGCGCGGGACCAAATTTTGGCCGGGCGAAGGCGTAGGCATGGGTAAAGATCACACGATCTTTGCTGTTGTCGAAGGCGCTGTTACCTTCCACAAAGGCCTGAAAGGCCGCACCTTTATTTCGGTTCTCCCAGTGGCGGAGGCCGCTGAATAA